In a single window of the Sulfurimonas hongkongensis genome:
- a CDS encoding methyl-accepting chemotaxis protein, with protein sequence MNKLSIKLQVILLVAVSLVVLAFIIGLISTNKSADALLKNSYENLTTVRDMKKSQIQSFFDKNLVDIEVLSRSQNVKELLTDLIDVHETLNVQADEPYPVNNELAKDKKERHEEYFQTYMKAYEYYDIFIICAKHGHVMYSATKESDYGANLTVGALKDSPLGEAYREALKNNRPTFIDMKPYAPSENEPTMFLSTPVSIDGEVQAVLVFQISDAAINKVMQQRNGYGETQEDYLVGADKLMRSDSFINNSTHSIRASFANPAKGRVDTQASRDAFEGKTDIIMTEGYDGNQILLAYSHIDIGQDFDWAIISRIGEQEVMITPNEIKTSIIIAAIIALLIIVALTVVMINISVIKPLDRFKDTLLSIGSNNDLNKKVDENAPLELAQMASTFNELLDSLKNLIKISKQGATENASISHELSTTAKGVGENVEKSVVAVDDATLKANTTKDEILIAITDAQESKKEVEKANENLNAARNDIVALTSRVQGSAQLEIDLAHKMDALSGEANAVKSILEVISDIADQTNLLALNAAIEAARAGEHGRGFAVVADEVRKLAERTQKSLGEINATISVIVQSINDVSTQMNTNSQEVQALAEISTDVEVKINDSVNIVNLAVKASDKTVNDFEKTGKDIEFIVNQITQINTISSQNARSVEEIAAAAEHLNSLTDALHVKLEEFRT encoded by the coding sequence ATGAACAAACTATCTATAAAATTACAAGTTATCCTGCTTGTAGCAGTGTCTTTAGTCGTTTTGGCTTTTATCATAGGACTAATCTCAACAAACAAAAGTGCAGATGCACTACTAAAAAACAGTTATGAGAACTTAACAACTGTTCGTGATATGAAAAAAAGTCAAATTCAATCTTTTTTTGATAAAAATCTTGTAGATATAGAAGTTCTTTCTCGCTCACAAAATGTAAAAGAGCTACTAACAGATCTCATAGATGTACATGAGACACTAAATGTACAAGCAGATGAACCTTATCCAGTTAACAACGAGTTAGCAAAAGATAAAAAAGAGAGACATGAAGAGTATTTTCAAACTTATATGAAAGCCTATGAATATTATGATATCTTTATCATTTGTGCAAAACATGGACATGTTATGTATAGTGCTACAAAAGAGTCTGATTATGGTGCGAATTTAACTGTTGGTGCATTAAAAGATAGTCCTCTAGGAGAAGCTTACAGAGAAGCTCTAAAGAACAATCGCCCTACATTTATAGATATGAAACCATACGCTCCAAGCGAAAATGAGCCGACAATGTTTCTCTCAACTCCTGTATCTATTGATGGAGAGGTTCAAGCTGTTCTTGTATTTCAAATAAGTGACGCTGCTATAAACAAAGTTATGCAACAAAGAAATGGCTATGGCGAGACACAAGAGGACTATCTAGTAGGAGCTGATAAGCTTATGAGAAGTGATAGTTTTATCAACAATAGTACTCACTCTATTAGAGCATCATTTGCAAATCCAGCAAAAGGTAGAGTTGATACACAAGCCTCAAGAGATGCATTTGAGGGTAAAACAGACATTATAATGACAGAAGGTTATGATGGCAATCAAATCCTTCTTGCATATTCACACATAGATATTGGTCAAGATTTTGACTGGGCTATTATCTCAAGAATAGGCGAACAAGAGGTTATGATAACACCAAATGAGATAAAAACTTCTATCATCATAGCAGCTATAATCGCACTTCTTATCATAGTTGCGCTTACTGTAGTTATGATAAACATTAGCGTTATAAAACCACTAGATAGATTTAAAGATACACTTCTTAGCATCGGAAGTAACAACGACTTAAATAAGAAAGTTGATGAAAATGCTCCACTAGAGTTAGCTCAAATGGCATCAACTTTTAATGAACTCTTAGATAGTCTCAAAAACCTTATAAAAATTTCTAAACAGGGCGCTACAGAAAACGCTTCTATCTCTCATGAACTCTCAACTACTGCAAAAGGTGTTGGAGAAAATGTTGAAAAATCAGTTGTAGCAGTAGATGATGCAACTCTAAAAGCAAACACTACAAAAGATGAAATCTTAATAGCTATCACTGATGCGCAAGAGAGTAAAAAAGAAGTTGAAAAAGCAAATGAGAATCTAAATGCTGCTAGAAATGATATTGTTGCTCTTACTTCTAGAGTTCAAGGCAGTGCCCAACTAGAGATAGATCTAGCCCATAAAATGGATGCTCTCTCAGGTGAAGCAAATGCAGTTAAGAGCATCTTAGAAGTTATCTCAGATATTGCAGACCAGACAAACCTACTTGCACTCAATGCTGCGATTGAAGCAGCACGTGCAGGCGAGCATGGACGAGGCTTTGCGGTTGTGGCTGATGAAGTTAGAAAACTTGCAGAGAGAACTCAAAAATCACTAGGAGAGATAAATGCAACTATTAGCGTAATAGTCCAATCCATAAATGATGTGAGCACTCAAATGAACACAAATTCTCAAGAAGTTCAAGCTTTAGCTGAGATATCAACTGATGTAGAGGTGAAGATAAACGATAGTGTAAATATTGTAAACTTAGCTGTAAAAGCGAGTGATAAGACTGTAAATGATTTTGAAAAAACTGGTAAAGATATAGAGTTTATCGTAAATCAAATCACGCAGATAAACACTATCTCATCTCAAAATGCAAGAAGTGTCGAAGAGATAGCAGCAGCTGCAGAGCATCTAAACTCACTAACTGACGCTCTGCATGTAAAACTAGAGGAGTTTAGGACTTAA
- a CDS encoding polysaccharide deacetylase family protein — translation MKFKKSLFISLILYASTLFADSWAVAFMYHRFNETKYPSTNIKIEQFKKQLEYLKANDYNVWHLSKIISYIKAKKELPPKTVALTIDDAYISFYEDGYPHLKEMGFAFSLMVSTNPVDAKSKNYMSWSQMREIKKHKAEFINHSVMHHYLIQKDKKEIRDEILKAQRRLQEELGDSTNENPRLFSYPFGEYDERVENILEELDFVGITQTSGAIGFDTDLRKIPRFPMAEAYASMDSFITKLNTKPMPIVSVLPKNNIIKNNNPPKLTLTLKEQLPNMQCFISSGKKINHTWVSQTELEVSADKELKKPRDKYTCTAPTRDNKWYWYSHLWIIE, via the coding sequence ATGAAGTTTAAAAAATCTCTTTTTATCTCTCTTATACTTTACGCATCAACTCTATTTGCTGATAGCTGGGCTGTTGCTTTTATGTATCATCGTTTTAATGAGACTAAGTACCCATCTACAAATATCAAAATAGAACAATTCAAAAAACAACTAGAGTATTTAAAAGCTAACGACTACAATGTTTGGCATCTATCTAAAATCATCTCATATATAAAAGCAAAAAAAGAGTTACCACCAAAGACTGTAGCACTAACCATAGATGATGCATATATTAGTTTTTATGAAGATGGCTACCCACATCTTAAAGAGATGGGCTTCGCCTTTAGTCTTATGGTTAGTACCAATCCCGTAGATGCCAAATCAAAAAACTATATGTCATGGTCACAAATGAGAGAGATAAAAAAACATAAAGCAGAGTTTATAAACCACTCTGTCATGCATCACTACCTCATACAAAAAGATAAAAAAGAGATCCGAGATGAGATCTTAAAGGCTCAAAGGCGACTTCAAGAAGAGTTAGGGGATAGCACCAATGAAAATCCACGCCTCTTTTCATATCCTTTTGGAGAGTATGATGAAAGGGTTGAAAACATCTTAGAAGAGTTAGACTTCGTTGGCATCACACAAACTTCTGGGGCTATTGGTTTTGATACAGATTTAAGAAAAATACCTAGATTTCCTATGGCTGAGGCCTATGCATCCATGGATAGCTTTATAACTAAGCTAAACACAAAACCTATGCCAATTGTCTCTGTTTTACCAAAAAACAACATCATAAAAAACAACAATCCTCCAAAACTTACCCTGACACTAAAAGAGCAACTTCCAAATATGCAGTGCTTTATCTCAAGTGGTAAAAAGATAAATCACACTTGGGTATCACAAACCGAACTTGAAGTAAGCGCTGATAAGGAGCTAAAAAAGCCTAGAGATAAGTATACTTGTACAGCCCCTACAAGAGATAATAAGTGGTACTGGTATAGTCACTTATGGATAATTGAGTAA
- a CDS encoding CheB methylesterase domain-containing protein — translation MSYTVPKKIVLIAASTGGPGQIEKIIKALPKLNDTSIVIAQHMVVGFMDSFAKRLDEDPTNNIFIANDKTYLKSSGIYVCSGSTRVSRDSNGLIFSKKDSSLNSFNPDINYIFNSFLPFTKEIEFLSVILTGIGADGIEACKALQENGSLCLTESQQSAIVDGMPSRARKEIKDIKILDIKEIIQTIKEFCS, via the coding sequence ATGAGCTATACAGTACCAAAAAAAATAGTCCTAATAGCAGCTTCAACAGGTGGGCCCGGACAGATTGAAAAGATTATAAAAGCTTTGCCAAAACTAAACGATACAAGCATTGTAATAGCTCAACATATGGTTGTTGGTTTTATGGATAGTTTTGCAAAAAGATTAGATGAGGACCCAACAAACAATATCTTCATAGCTAATGATAAAACTTACTTAAAGAGTTCAGGTATCTATGTATGTTCAGGTTCTACTAGAGTTAGCAGAGATTCAAATGGACTAATCTTTAGTAAAAAAGACTCTAGCTTAAATAGTTTTAATCCAGATATTAACTATATTTTTAACTCCTTTTTACCCTTTACAAAAGAGATAGAGTTTTTAAGCGTAATATTAACGGGAATTGGTGCAGATGGGATCGAGGCTTGCAAAGCTTTACAAGAAAACGGCTCTTTGTGCTTGACAGAGTCGCAGCAAAGCGCCATCGTAGATGGGATGCCTAGTCGTGCTAGAAAAGAGATAAAAGATATAAAAATTTTAGATATAAAAGAGATAATACAAACCATAAAGGAATTTTGTTCATAA
- a CDS encoding CheR family methyltransferase: MFSFFRKKEDKSFGEVKKEEPTDYSDATGIAEYFKNETGVTFDKQMNILNNKVMTFCKQRGINSFSKLLSLLDRDADIKQELIDYLTTNETFFYREFKQIEELVSLVKKDSSTVKIMCAPSSTGEEPYSIAIALLEAGVKADKFKILGIDINSDALNKAKRAVYKQRNVRNLSDEIVQRYFYKQDDKFILKDSIKSLVEFRLINIFDASFATLGKFDYIFSRNMFIYFDAQTKARAKGILQGMRKNQEQKIFFGHADEL, translated from the coding sequence ATGTTTAGTTTTTTTAGAAAAAAAGAAGATAAGAGTTTTGGTGAGGTAAAAAAAGAGGAACCAACTGACTATAGTGATGCAACTGGGATTGCTGAATACTTTAAAAATGAAACAGGTGTTACTTTTGATAAGCAGATGAATATTTTAAACAACAAAGTTATGACATTTTGTAAGCAAAGAGGGATAAATTCGTTTTCTAAACTTCTAAGTCTTTTAGATAGAGATGCAGATATAAAGCAAGAGCTTATAGATTATCTAACTACAAATGAGACATTTTTTTATAGAGAGTTTAAGCAGATAGAAGAGTTAGTAAGTCTTGTAAAAAAGGACTCCTCTACAGTTAAGATAATGTGTGCGCCATCATCAACGGGAGAAGAGCCTTATAGCATAGCGATAGCTCTTCTTGAAGCTGGAGTAAAAGCAGATAAGTTTAAGATTTTAGGTATAGATATAAACTCAGATGCATTAAATAAAGCTAAAAGAGCAGTTTATAAACAAAGAAATGTAAGAAATCTTAGCGATGAGATTGTGCAGAGGTATTTTTATAAGCAAGATGATAAGTTTATCTTAAAAGATAGTATTAAAAGTTTAGTAGAGTTTAGACTTATAAACATCTTTGATGCCTCATTCGCTACTCTTGGTAAATTTGACTATATTTTTTCAAGAAATATGTTTATCTACTTCGATGCGCAAACTAAAGCAAGAGCTAAAGGGATACTCCAAGGGATGAGAAAAAACCAAGAACAAAAGATATTTTTCGGTCATGCCGATGAATTATAA
- the pyrH gene encoding UMP kinase — MANKRVLVKFSGEALAGEAGHGIDTKILKYIAQEIKSLVDAGIEVGIVIGGGNIIRGVTAAQDGIIKRTSGDYMGMLATVINGVAMQEACEHAGLQVRMQTAIKMEQIAEPYINRRAVRHLEKGRVVIFAAGTGNPFFTTDTAATLRAVEIGAEVIIKATKVDGVYDKDPEKFRDAIKLSELTYEQALKDHIKVMDDTSIALAKDNKLPIIVCDMSKKGNLLDILNGNRENCSIVQ; from the coding sequence ATGGCTAATAAACGGGTATTGGTTAAGTTTTCAGGTGAAGCTCTCGCAGGTGAAGCAGGTCATGGGATTGATACTAAGATACTTAAGTATATTGCTCAAGAGATAAAATCTTTAGTAGATGCTGGCATAGAAGTTGGCATAGTGATTGGCGGTGGAAATATTATTCGTGGCGTTACAGCTGCGCAAGATGGCATTATCAAAAGAACTAGCGGTGATTATATGGGAATGCTCGCTACTGTGATAAACGGTGTAGCTATGCAAGAGGCTTGTGAGCATGCAGGGCTTCAAGTGAGGATGCAAACAGCTATAAAAATGGAACAAATTGCAGAGCCATATATAAATCGTCGTGCAGTTCGTCACTTAGAAAAGGGCAGAGTGGTTATCTTTGCAGCAGGGACTGGTAATCCATTTTTTACAACAGACACAGCGGCAACTCTAAGAGCAGTAGAGATTGGTGCTGAGGTTATCATAAAAGCTACTAAGGTTGATGGAGTTTATGATAAAGATCCAGAAAAGTTTAGGGATGCAATAAAACTCTCAGAACTAACATACGAGCAAGCTCTAAAAGACCATATAAAAGTTATGGACGACACATCCATAGCATTAGCAAAAGACAACAAATTGCCAATTATAGTGTGTGATATGTCTAAAAAAGGAAACTTGCTAGACATACTAAACGGCAATAGAGAAAACTGTTCTATAGTGCAGTAG
- a CDS encoding DNA-directed RNA polymerase subunit omega — MNVEELTAKILDDNKTLDRYQLALAVSKRSDEILNGATSKLNIDPKSIKAADLALMEIAQGLIVIKGFEDIIR; from the coding sequence ATGAATGTTGAAGAATTAACAGCAAAAATATTAGATGACAACAAAACTCTTGATCGTTATCAGTTGGCACTTGCTGTCTCAAAGAGAAGTGATGAGATTTTAAATGGTGCTACAAGCAAGTTAAATATTGATCCAAAAAGCATTAAAGCAGCAGATTTGGCTTTGATGGAGATTGCACAAGGTCTTATAGTTATAAAAGGCTTTGAAGATATTATAAGATAG
- a CDS encoding RelA/SpoT family protein, protein MSLSQVDIEKVKHIHDVDSAQGYLFSQMAPSKRLQDALEYSKAAHKGQFRKSGEPYVIHPILVATIVASITDDESMAIAALLHDIVEDTDVGIETITELFGSDVSHLVEGLTKIDTIRDLELVPSSSNEKLVVSALSFRKMLLASIEDVRVLVVKLCDRLHNMLTLNALPQHKQLRIAEETLVVYAPIAHRLGISFLKNILEDLSFSYIFKEEKHHIDNYLDTNYHAIEMKLEEFKESINKILLKNGICEDDFEILSRVKHRYSIYLKMQRKGVSIDEVLDLLAIRIITTDPVKCYNILGLIHLNFQPLSSRFKDYIAVAKDNGYQTIHTTVFYKTAIFEVQIRTHEMHNTAELGVAAHWKYKSGGNNIKLDWLNNLSYQNESVEDFYALIKNDLYSEDIAVFSPRGEAFTLPRGAVVLDFAYMVHSAVGNRAKSALVNKVKASLLSELQNGDIIKINMSDDVITRCSWIDAVKTSKAKTNMRLNCNARLRDLNAKSSVNIVATAMKLNNSRVEEWFDRNSFERRANIPSDIELLREVMHRYTLEISKNSRFKRFLTRHRFKLKPYTIKGVEIFSNSHISDVVFDYCCHPKAGDEIVAFLEKSKAYVHHKMCKSAIKKLEANDAMLFVRWERQNIYNYNMIVSLHSGKGTLADFLNFLVKLNIDINSIELGKNKSESSRYCELGFESKEADINSLRARMEQKIKVIHLIRTDDAYR, encoded by the coding sequence TTGAGTCTGAGTCAAGTTGATATAGAAAAAGTCAAACACATACATGATGTTGACTCAGCACAGGGGTACCTCTTTAGCCAAATGGCTCCAAGTAAGAGACTCCAAGATGCTCTGGAATATTCAAAGGCTGCTCATAAAGGGCAGTTTAGAAAGAGTGGCGAGCCTTATGTTATTCACCCTATTTTAGTAGCTACTATAGTTGCTTCTATTACAGATGATGAGTCAATGGCGATAGCTGCACTTTTGCACGATATTGTAGAAGATACAGATGTTGGGATTGAGACTATCACAGAGCTGTTTGGAAGTGATGTGTCGCATCTTGTTGAGGGACTTACTAAGATTGATACTATCCGTGATTTAGAGCTTGTTCCATCTAGTTCAAATGAAAAGTTAGTGGTCTCTGCACTCTCATTTAGAAAGATGTTGCTCGCTAGTATCGAAGATGTAAGAGTTTTAGTGGTAAAACTTTGCGATAGACTTCACAATATGCTAACCTTAAATGCACTACCGCAACACAAACAGCTAAGAATTGCAGAAGAAACACTTGTAGTTTACGCTCCTATTGCACATCGCTTAGGTATCTCTTTTTTAAAAAATATATTAGAAGATTTGAGTTTTTCATATATTTTCAAAGAAGAAAAACACCATATTGATAACTATCTTGATACGAACTATCACGCTATAGAGATGAAACTAGAAGAGTTTAAAGAGTCGATAAATAAAATCTTACTAAAAAACGGTATTTGTGAAGATGACTTTGAGATTCTCTCTCGTGTAAAACATCGCTACTCTATCTACTTAAAGATGCAAAGAAAAGGTGTCTCAATAGACGAAGTTTTAGACCTTTTGGCTATTAGAATCATCACAACTGACCCAGTAAAGTGTTACAATATTTTAGGACTTATCCATCTAAACTTCCAACCTCTCTCATCAAGATTTAAAGACTATATAGCAGTAGCAAAAGATAATGGTTATCAGACTATCCATACTACGGTTTTTTATAAAACTGCTATTTTTGAAGTTCAAATCAGAACTCATGAGATGCACAATACCGCAGAACTAGGAGTAGCAGCTCACTGGAAATATAAGAGTGGTGGAAATAATATAAAACTAGACTGGCTAAACAATCTAAGCTATCAAAATGAGTCAGTTGAAGACTTCTATGCACTTATAAAAAATGACTTGTATTCTGAGGATATAGCTGTCTTTTCTCCTCGCGGAGAAGCCTTTACTCTTCCTAGAGGTGCAGTAGTTTTAGACTTTGCTTATATGGTCCATAGTGCAGTTGGAAATAGAGCAAAATCAGCACTTGTAAATAAGGTAAAAGCCTCACTCTTAAGCGAGCTTCAAAATGGCGATATTATAAAAATAAATATGTCTGATGATGTCATCACAAGATGTTCATGGATAGATGCAGTAAAAACATCTAAAGCCAAAACTAATATGCGGCTAAATTGCAACGCAAGACTTAGGGATTTAAATGCAAAATCAAGTGTAAACATAGTCGCAACTGCAATGAAACTTAATAACTCAAGAGTTGAAGAGTGGTTTGATAGAAACAGCTTTGAGCGAAGAGCAAATATACCATCAGATATAGAATTGCTTCGTGAAGTCATGCATAGATATACTTTAGAAATTAGCAAAAACTCAAGGTTTAAGAGATTTCTTACTCGTCATAGATTTAAGCTAAAACCTTACACCATAAAGGGTGTTGAAATATTTAGCAACTCACATATTAGTGACGTAGTTTTTGATTATTGTTGTCATCCAAAAGCTGGTGATGAGATAGTTGCTTTTTTAGAAAAATCTAAAGCTTATGTGCATCATAAGATGTGCAAAAGTGCTATCAAAAAACTAGAAGCAAATGATGCTATGCTCTTTGTTAGATGGGAGAGACAAAATATCTACAACTACAATATGATAGTCTCCCTGCACAGTGGAAAAGGAACTTTAGCTGATTTTTTAAACTTTTTAGTGAAGTTAAATATAGATATAAACTCTATAGAATTAGGAAAAAATAAAAGTGAATCTTCAAGATATTGCGAGCTTGGTTTTGAGTCAAAAGAAGCTGATATTAACTCACTTCGTGCTAGAATGGAGCAAAAAATAAAAGTCATTCATCTCATTCGTACAGATGATGCATATCGTTAA
- the tyrS gene encoding tyrosine--tRNA ligase, producing MLQEALREIQRGCAEIIDIERVENLLKAYFDEGKAFTVKAGFDPTAPDLHLGHTVLLQKMATFQKYGARVQFLIGDFTAAIGDPSGKSVTRKVLSSQDIEKNIASYTTQAFKILDESKTDIVYNSSWLNSLGTVGMIELASTLTVARMLERDDFSKRYTANTPIAVSEFLYPLLQGYDSVHLKSDIEIGGTDQKFNLLMGRQLQKTYDVKKQQAVLMMPILEGLDGVQKMSKSLNNYIGVTDEANDMYGKILSISDELMWRFYELLSTKTLDEIDTLKAGVSDGLLHPKSVKEELALEITARYHTKELADAAKEEFQKVHSQSQIPTEIEEFSADGDIWIAKALVDCNLEPSTSQARRDIKQGAVKINQEKISDIELQLTKGEYVLQVGKRKFAKLKVN from the coding sequence ATGTTACAAGAGGCCCTAAGAGAGATACAAAGAGGTTGTGCTGAGATAATCGACATTGAGAGAGTAGAGAACTTATTAAAAGCTTATTTTGATGAGGGGAAAGCTTTTACTGTAAAGGCTGGTTTTGACCCTACTGCACCAGACTTACACCTTGGTCACACAGTTTTATTGCAAAAGATGGCAACATTTCAAAAGTATGGGGCTAGAGTACAGTTTCTTATAGGTGATTTTACTGCGGCTATCGGCGATCCAAGTGGAAAGAGTGTGACTCGCAAGGTTTTAAGCAGCCAAGATATAGAAAAAAATATAGCAAGTTACACTACGCAAGCCTTTAAGATTTTAGATGAGAGCAAAACAGATATTGTTTATAACTCAAGCTGGTTAAACTCTCTTGGAACTGTTGGTATGATAGAGCTTGCATCTACTCTAACAGTTGCTAGAATGCTTGAACGTGATGATTTTTCAAAAAGATACACGGCAAATACACCAATAGCAGTTAGTGAATTTTTGTACCCACTTCTTCAAGGGTATGACAGTGTTCATCTAAAGAGTGATATAGAAATTGGTGGGACAGACCAGAAATTCAACCTTCTGATGGGAAGACAACTTCAAAAAACTTATGATGTAAAAAAACAACAAGCTGTGCTTATGATGCCAATATTAGAGGGACTTGATGGTGTTCAAAAGATGAGTAAATCTCTTAACAACTACATAGGAGTAACTGATGAAGCTAACGATATGTATGGCAAAATCCTTAGTATCTCTGATGAGCTTATGTGGAGATTTTATGAGCTACTAAGTACAAAAACTCTTGATGAGATAGATACTCTTAAAGCCGGTGTTAGTGATGGCTTACTTCACCCAAAGAGTGTTAAAGAAGAGTTAGCCTTAGAGATTACGGCGAGATATCATACTAAAGAGTTAGCTGATGCAGCAAAAGAAGAGTTTCAAAAAGTTCATTCTCAAAGTCAAATCCCTACCGAGATAGAGGAGTTTAGTGCTGATGGAGATATCTGGATAGCAAAGGCTTTAGTTGATTGTAACTTAGAGCCATCTACTTCACAAGCTAGAAGAGATATTAAGCAAGGTGCTGTTAAAATAAATCAAGAAAAGATTTCAGATATAGAGTTACAACTCACAAAAGGTGAGTATGTACTACAAGTTGGAAAAAGAAAGTTTGCAAAATTAAAGGTTAATTAG
- a CDS encoding nitronate monooxygenase produces MSFKSLKIGKYTIQHPIVQGGMGVGISWDKLAGTVSYEGGLGVISAVGTGYYEDKVYAKKLVSNRPLSEVNFYSSEGLKKIIFNARKICGNKPLAVNVLYAINDYGRVVRDACEGGADIIITGAGLPTNMPEFTEGYPDVALVPIVSSAKALKIICKRWQKRYNKIPDAVVVEGPKSGGHQGFTYEQCKLEENQLENIVGPVVEEAALWGNIPVIAAGGVWDKSDIEQMLSLGASGVQMGTRFIGTDECDAHQNFKEVLLNAKKEDIQLMGSPVGYPAQGIVTNLTHLVQKREGPAIKCISNCVSPCNRGEEAKVVGFCIADRLSDAYLGNLETGLFFSGTNGYRLNEIISVKELMKKLVQGE; encoded by the coding sequence ATGAGTTTTAAGTCACTAAAGATCGGAAAATATACTATACAACATCCAATAGTCCAAGGTGGAATGGGTGTTGGAATTAGCTGGGATAAATTAGCTGGAACTGTGTCTTATGAGGGTGGTTTGGGAGTCATTAGTGCTGTTGGTACTGGTTACTACGAAGACAAAGTCTATGCTAAAAAATTAGTCTCAAATAGACCTTTGAGTGAAGTGAATTTCTACTCAAGCGAGGGGCTTAAAAAAATCATCTTCAATGCAAGAAAAATATGTGGAAATAAGCCTCTAGCTGTAAATGTTTTATACGCTATAAATGACTATGGTAGAGTTGTAAGAGATGCTTGTGAGGGTGGAGCTGATATCATTATAACTGGAGCAGGTCTACCTACAAATATGCCGGAGTTTACTGAGGGTTATCCAGATGTAGCTCTTGTACCTATAGTCTCATCTGCAAAAGCTTTAAAAATTATTTGTAAAAGATGGCAAAAAAGATACAACAAAATCCCAGATGCAGTAGTAGTAGAGGGTCCAAAGAGTGGTGGACATCAAGGTTTTACTTATGAGCAGTGCAAATTAGAAGAGAATCAACTAGAAAATATAGTAGGTCCAGTTGTTGAGGAGGCGGCTCTTTGGGGAAATATTCCAGTCATAGCAGCTGGTGGAGTTTGGGATAAGAGTGATATTGAACAGATGCTATCACTAGGTGCATCAGGCGTTCAGATGGGAACTCGCTTTATTGGAACTGATGAATGTGATGCCCATCAAAACTTTAAAGAAGTGCTACTAAATGCTAAAAAAGAGGATATACAGCTTATGGGCTCACCTGTTGGATACCCAGCTCAAGGTATAGTTACAAACTTAACTCATTTAGTCCAAAAAAGAGAAGGTCCAGCTATTAAGTGCATATCTAACTGTGTGTCACCATGTAATCGTGGAGAAGAGGCAAAGGTAGTTGGTTTTTGTATAGCAGATAGGCTAAGTGATGCTTATTTAGGAAATTTGGAAACGGGTCTATTTTTTTCGGGAACAAATGGCTATAGACTAAATGAAATAATCTCAGTAAAAGAGTTAATGAAAAAGCTTGTCCAAGGTGAATAG